Sequence from the Camelus dromedarius isolate mCamDro1 chromosome 12, mCamDro1.pat, whole genome shotgun sequence genome:
ttccttctggtggctgctggcgaTCGTGGGTGGTCCTGGATTCGGGACAGCCCTCCAATCTCTGTCTcagtcttcacatggccttcttttctgtgtttctgtgtgttttcctcttcttataagggcacatATAAGTCACTGGATGCAGGGCCCACCCTAGATctaggatgatctcatctcaagatacTTAactttaattatatctgcaaagaccctgtttccaaataaggtcacattcccaGGCACTGGTGGTGAGGACTATCCAACCCACTAAAATATAAGATGCAAAAAACAGATGTTTGATGGAATAATATGCCTGATTCTTGTCATAAAAGCCATCCTCAAACCTCTTGGTCATAATATACCATTCCAGGATCTTCCATCCATTTGGTTATTTGGCTTTCTGGAGTCAGTACAGATTCTCACTTCCTGTTGCTCCAAACTTATAGCCCTTTTATTAATTGCCAGCGGCACAGAGCTCCCTCATTGTGTGGAACAAACAGCCTTACCCCTTCCGTAGACAGGATGTCTGTGACAAAGAGGGGAAGGCAGTGCCTGTCCACTGAGGCTCGTTCCCTGTTGAATGCGTGGTTCTGCTTGTGCTGCAcgttgttacctttttttttaaaaaactgaagtagagttcatttacaatattgtgttagtttcaggtgtaaagtaaagtgattcagttatatgtatataatatattcaatatatatatatattcagattattttccattgtaggttattacaagatgttgaatatagttccctgtgccatacagcagGTATATCCCTGTTGCTTatcagatacaaattactatgcaCGCTGTTACTTTCAATTCGAAGGTTAAGTCCCTGGAAGATGTCCCTGTTTGTCTGGCAGCTGAAAGTGAGGCTCAGGGTCAAGGATGTTTCTTGCACAATTAACTCACACAGCCATCTCTCCtccttttttagattttttccccATCGCATAATTAAAGACTGTCAGGCTGCATTGCTACGTGAGACAGAGAGTTCCAATGAACAAAACAATCCAGCAACTTCTGGTGGATCTCCCCACCAGCATCTGCTAGTAAGTCAGCAATTATCTCTCAAAAGCAGTGTAATTCTCAGCTGCTGGAAGTATGGCTTTAGTTTGAAATCCTAAATACTTCTGCTACATTTTCCCTTTTAGGACCTGccatctctccccctctccccaaattGTCTTGGTGGGAGAGGCAGAAATCACAGAGACCTCAAGTCTCATCTTTCTTATAGGGTCGAAGGGGTAGAGCTGACTTGGAACTTGGAACTGGCCAGGGTCAGTCTCTGAGGCTCCTCTGAACCTTACTCAAAGCATGCGGCCTTTTGGATAACCCAGACACCAAGTGTATGAGAATTCCAAGGAGCAGCAAATGCAGACTCTAAAACCCAAACACCCTGATCAGCTGCTGTTCTTTGTTGGGAGGAGAGGTATCACCCGTGTTTCACTACATGTCACAGGCTTAAGTACTACCACTCCAGGAATCCCCTATCTGCTGGCTCCCCTGTGGCTGGTCCCTGGACCCAACAGTACATCCTCATCCACTCAGGTATGATGTTAAGAACCGCAGTGCCTCTGTCACTTTCGTTTCAGTGCATCTTTGCAATATCATACAGCGGGACATCTGAccactgagaaaagaaagaaaacaaggatgCAGAATGAGAGCATCTAAAGCACTGTAATCTGATTTGTCTCTTACAGAGGTTTTTCTTGACTATCCTCTCACTTAAAGTAGAGGGAGCAGAtacaggcagaggcagggggccACCCTTGAGTCAGTCTTTGTTAGGCAGATATATTCCAGGCAGGCCCAGCTCTCATGAAAggtgtagtgatttttttttttttttaaataaactcaaCCCTTCCCCAGAGTATGCTATGTTCTGGGAAGCAGACAGGCCAATGTATAAAAGGAACCCTTCAGAAGCAGGGTGGGCGAtatatttgtttgaatttttttctaattaaaaaacatttttttaaaatggaggtactggggcttgaactcaggaccttgtgcatgctaagcatgtgctctaccactgagctatactctacccctgttttaatttctaaaagcatTTGTTAGCTCAGGCATCATAGCATTCCACTAATTTTTGCAAGAACCATCTGGGCAACTATTAATTTAATTGTCTACATTCTACAAGGAATCCTCAGGTTCTATTAACTTTTCTTAGAGAGCATTTCATAATTCCACAGAATTAACTAGAGAGGGCATTTGGTGGGCAGGGATCCCGGTTAAGGGGATACTGTGATACAGATGGTGATTAATCAATGGGTATGTTAGTTTCCCAGGGTTATCAAAACAAGTGACCACAAacggtggcttaaaacagcagaaattgattctctcatagttctagaggctagaagtctgaaatcaagatgctggcagggccaggctccctccaAAGCTtctaggggagggtccttcctggcCTTTTCAGTTCCTAGTCACTGCAGGCGTTCCCGGGCTTGTGACAGCatcactccattctctgcctccattgtcacatggtgttctccctgtgtgtctcttgtcctcttctcataaggacaccagtcatatagGATTGAAGGCCCCCCCAACTTAATATGATCTCATCTAATTTGATCACATTcacaaagaccttatttccaaataagaacACAGTCACAGGTATCAAAAGTTATGACTTGAACATATCTTTTATGGGGGACATGATAAACCCACATCAATGGGTTTCTATTTTTTCACATCTATACCGAGGAGTTTGAGCGAGTGGGTCCCAATCACATCCCTGACACAGAGAATAGAGATATTTAAACTAAGATCAGGTCGCACCACCTTGGAGACATCATTCTGCATCCTTGCTCTCTTTTCTCATCCTTACTGGGGAAACTGCAATATGGCTTTTTCTGAGATACTCTGTGATCAAGGTCACACTGCTATACTTCCTGTCAATTGGGCTTTGTTGATTCAGGGCATTCTTCTGGGTTGCCCCAAGTTATTTTTACCCACCTCATGGGCTTCTATTTTTCAATATCAGCTAGTTCCTATGGCTTTTATACTTGAGGGTTTGGGGAGATCAGTGGAATAATCAGTGGCTTTATTGCTAAGTTTTAAGGTCCTCCTTGTTCTACATACCCAGAGAGGAATTTAGCAGGTCTTTGGAAAATATCTATCCACATAGTTCGTGTTTCCAGATGCACTGGACTCCCTTAGCACCATTCCTCAAGGCTGGTGATTCTTTCCTAGGCTTCGTGTAGCAGGTATTTTTGACTGACTATCCCTAGCAATACTCAGATGCTTTACATACATATCCACCTTTCCACCCATACCACCCATATGCTCCTAGGGAAGCTGACCACACCCTGCCCTAGAAGTGGGCCTAATCTGTCAAAAGGTAATTAGTTATCAGCTCTCTTGTCAGTGATGGGTTGAGGAACTCAGGCTTAAGCCCACCAATGCATAGCCACAGAATTTAGTTTTGGAATGGCCATTTAGCTCAGTGGCAGGCCAGTGGAAAAATTCTAGGGGGGCTTCTGGGGAATAAATGTCTGCAATTTTAAGACAGACTCCTCTTTTCTCTTGGTCTTGTGCTGAGATGTGAGGCCTGGAACCTCTGTAACCACCCTGCTCCCAGCCTGGAAATGAAGCTGACACCTGTAGAGGGCATAGCTGAGAGAGCTGTGCCTGACCTACACTTCATCACCACTCTACAATGGTCTTTTTCCACTtatgtttggattggattttctatttctgaCAACTGTTTGAATTAGGTTCTCTGTTCTCTTAGTTTGAAAGTATTTCAACTGGCCCACCTGATGGGTCTCTCTGAGCAAACATAGACCCACTGGAGGAGATGGTGAATCCCACTAGGCTCCCAAGGGGCCGAGGGGTCAGACTCTATGACCCTGTATTTGGAGAAGTCAGTCATCAACTTAGCATCACCAGACTTCTAGCAAGAGCTGCTCATTATCTACTGTACTTCTGTGTAAATCAGATCTCAGGTCCTTTCAGGCCTGTGTAACTCTCCCCTGAGAGGCAGTTCCTTCCACAATTATCGGGTGGCCCCCACAGACTgggtgagaaggagagagaacatCAGGACCAAAAGACTGCCTGGGCTTCTGTGCCTGGCAGTCAGTGTACCAGGTGTTGCTGAAGAATCAGGCACGCGGTTCTCCAAACTGATGACGTAATAAATTCACGACCCACATCATTAAGAGAATCCTCTTTGCCCActctcttcctgtctcctcaATTTGCCTCAGTCTCAGCAGACAGTCTCACCTATTTCCAGAGGGGGGAAAATATCAGGCGGAAGCCACAACCAGGCTCCAGGAGAACAAAGACATTCAGAACCTACTCTAACCCTTTTAAAGATTTCACAGGAAAGGCGTCCTGCTTGCTCTCCAAGCTTAGGGTGCAGGAGCTAGGCCCTGATGGGctcaaagggagggagggaagagaactaaaggaaagaaaacagggtAATGCTAACCAACAGCAGGAACTAGAGAAGCAGGAAATGAGGCCTGTGGCCAGACCCTGCGGATGACTGTTAGGAAAATACCAGAGGATGCCTCCCCACCCTCGCTGCCCCTCCGCTGTCCACATTACGTGGCTTGCTGGATCAGAGTGAGGCCTCGGACCTAAGCAGTCTTAGGTCTGTCGTGGAACATTCcagagcctccctgcctgccgcGCCCAGCCTGAGGGCGCAAACACAACCCTCTACGGCGTGGGAGGTCAGGGTAGGCGGCTGCGGAGGTCCCTTTGCCCTGCTAACATAGTTTCTCTGCCCACTCGATGCACACGACAAAATTTTCCATGGCTCGCCCTTTGCCGTGGGAAGAGTACTTTCCAGAAAGAGGCACACCAGGGAATTGGAGTGGAGGAGGGGAACTCAAACTCAGAGAGTTTgccgggcggggtggggcggATCCTGGGCCAACCTGCTTCCTCCTGGGTCCCCGGGGCGGGGCGGCAGGAGGGGGAGCGCTTCCAAAGGACCCCAACGCCGACATcccgccccctgccctccctccctcccgccgcCCGGGAAGCCCAACTCCGCCTGCCTGAGTCACGGCCGGAGCTGGGGAGGAGCCGGGAaaggcagccccagcccagagcGCAGCCGGCGGCTGCGGGGAGAGCCAAGCGGGGCGGTCGGGGGTCATGGGGGAGAGTGCGCTGGAGCCGGGACCTGGGCCCGGGCCGCCGACAGGGGGCCCGGTGCACGCGGTCACCGTGGTGACCCTGCTGGAGAAGCTGGCCACCATGCTGGAGGCGCTGCGCGAGCGGCAGGGGGGCCTGGCTCAGAGGCAGGGCGGCCTGGCCGGCTCCGTGAGCCGCATCCAGAGTGGCCTGGGCGCGCTGAGTCGCAGCCACGACACCACGAGCAACACGTTGGCGCAGCTGCTGGCCAAGGCGGAGCGCGTGGGCTCGCACGCGGATGCTGCCCAGGAGCGCGCCGTGCGCCGCGCCGCCCAGGTGCAGCGGCTGGAGGCCAACCACGGGCTGCTGGTGGCGCGCGGGAAGCTCCACGTTCTGCTCTTCAAGGTCAGTGACCTGAGGCGTCCCCCTTAATCCGGGTCCTTTTCCCGCCTGCGGGCCACCATCGCGGGACTCCCCGTCCCATCTGCCCACCACACCCACATTCCTGACTCCACCCTCCCCCGCCTCGTAGAACCCACTTCCAGGGCCTCACCCActtcccacagcccagccccagccttccctcaCACCCGGAACCCAGCATGGCCAGTCCCAGCCCCCTagctctagctctggccacgtcCCCAGAGGTTGCTCCAAGTCCCAGCCCATCCCCGAAGGAAAATAACGGTGGTGGAAGTGCATCCCGGGACAGTTCGCCGCCGCCTCCTGTTCTTGCCCTGCGGCCACTGCCCCGTCTCCTGCCCCTAATCGGGACCCACAAACTTCTGTGTAGCTCCCCCTCTCTCACTCCGCTCCGCTCCCTACTCTCCCACgcctgccttttctttctcatccCGACTGCGGAGGCTCAGGTGGGGCGGGTTCCCCTGATGTAATTGAGGAGTGAGGCGCGGGCTGGTGCGGGATGGGGCGGGGCTGCCAGGGTCAGTGCTATGTCCGTCACTTGCAGGAGGAGGCAGAAATCCCAGCCAGAGCCTTCCAGAAGGCGGCGGAGCCCTTAGGCCCGGCGGAACAGGCCGAAGCTGGCCCAGAGCAGCCGGAGGCCGAAGTTGAGGAGAGCTCAGACGAGGAGCCCGTGGAGTCCAGGGCGCGGCGCCTGCGGCGCACCGGGCTGCAGAAGGTCCAGAGCCTGCGAAGGGCCCTATCTGGCCGTAAAGGCCCTGCTGCGCCAGCACCCACTCCTGTTAAGCCACCTCGCCTTGGGCCTGGCCGGAGTGCCGAGGGCCAGCCCGAAGCCCAGCCTGCGCTGGAGGCCAAGCCAGAGCCAGAACCTCCACGAGATACCGAGGAAGATCCCGGGAGATCTGAGGCTGCCGATGCGGCTGTGCTTCAGATAGAAAGTGCGGCCTGAGGGCTGGTGCCGCCGGCCTCCCCCGTGCCTATGCCTGGTCCCACAGTAAATCTTCCTCTCCGAATGCAGCATTCCCACCCAAATAAGGAGTGAATCCTGCATCCACAGCCCAGCTCTGGCCCTCCCTTCCCGGCTTCTTCAGCCCAGCACTCTCTGAAAGAGGAACAGCCACTCACACCTGCTTGCACTCaccatcaataaaaataatgtcatcGTATCCAGACTCCATGTgaaggggctgggatggggggaGGTGGTGCAAGGAACAAGACACGATGGAACCTCGAATGTGGCTTCAGTTTCAAACAGATCATTGCATGATTTCTCCATTTCCCACTGAATCCGGGTCTCAACTCTGGTGACAGGGCAAAGAAATAGCCTCCGGCTTGCTCCTTAAGCACTTTCTTCCTAGGAAGATAGAGTTGCAGTTTTTTCCAACATCTGGCACAGGCTTTTGTTGTAGGGGCTCATTAAATGTCAGCTTGTGTGTTTCCTTTTAGTCTCTTCTTCTCCCACCTCTTAAAAGTTGGGGTTtccaggattctttttttttttttttctttttctttttttaacgaAGGTACTgaggaatgaacccaggacctactACATGCTAAGGATGTGCTCTACCATTAAGCTGCACCCCCTTCCCGGTTTCCAGGATTCTGTTCTTACCCTCTTCTCATTCTGGGTAATTCCTCCATTAACACTCATTCCCAGGCCTCTCCTACCAGCCACCTATACCCTAGAGCACTGTCTTGAGTTGGATTTGGAAAGTATTCCACAGATCCAAAAGAAGCAGTCTGTATTCAGCCTTTAAGTTCAGTTTCTATTCAActgctatttattgagcacttactatgtatcaTTCAAAACTGCTCCCCCTGTGTTTTCTTTACTGGTGAATGGTACAGTCATCCACTCAGAAACCTGGGAGTCCTCATTGGCTcgttctcctctctctccctcccctaccACGTGGAAACAGTTACCCTATTGATAACTCTTTGATCTGTTCCCTTAATACCCATTGCCACTGCTCTAGTTCAGGCTTTTATCTTTCATCTGACCTTTATTTGAACTGCCAGTCTGATCACATCACCCTCCTGATCCAGACCCTTCAAAGGCTCCCTGTCACCTTCAGAATAAAGTTCAAGATCTTGAATGTGTCCTACAAGGCCCTTCATGATCTGGTCCCTGCCCATTTTTGTAGCCTCACCTCTTGCCACTTCCCCTTGTTCTGTTGAGTCACAGTGAGCTATGTGCTTTCACTGTCATTTCTAATGTCCTACAGAATGCAGCAAGGTATCCCTGTTTTAGGGCGAGATGCTTCTCTTCTTGCTCCCAAAGCATCAGTTGCACACCTTGGTGCTAATTGCACTAATCGCAATTGTTTGAAATTACTCCCCCACCTCACCTCCAACTCCACTACATGTGGCTCCTTTGCAGTAGAGAATGTTTTGTTCACTTCCATATTTCTCATACCTAATACCatgcctggtgcacagtaggtCCTTTCGAAGCATGAGCATCACCAAacggagaagggggagggggttggCTAGGGACAGGAGCACCGTtacccacccattcactcagtCGTTGTAGAAAACATTTTGAGTACCTGTTGTGTTCCGGGCCCTGTGGTAGCTCCTGTGAACACCAAGATGACAATCCCTTCTGAGGCTTTCAGGGACCTGAGAGTTTAGGGAGATACAAACATATAATGAATGATGTAAGTTCAGTGAAACACATAGGTTATtttgagaggaaaggggaaaggggcacAACCTAacctgaaggagaaaaagaacgaATATTCTTGGAAAAGGTAAGTAGTGGGATGGGAAACAGGAATGGTGAGGGACAGCAGAGCTCGGTGGCTGGTAGTGTGGGTGCTCAGTTCCCTCGTCTACCAAAGCGGGTAATGATAGCCCACTGGGCTGGTGTGAGGGTTAAATGATgtaagtgcctagcacagtgcctggaccCTAGCTTATTTCAGGTATAGAATTCATTGGTCCACTCATTTGACAAATACACTCCGAGTGTCTGCCAGGAACTATTTTAAGAACTGGGCGTACAGTGGCACACAAGAAAGATAAGAACCCTGCCTTCGTGGAGTTAAATTCTAGTAGGGAAGATAGGCAATAAGCAAATACACTTATATGTCAGatagaaaaaagtaaacatatgaaTTAGAATGGCCTTCTGGTTACAGGCtctgaagagaagaaaagtttACAGATAATTACTGAGAAGGAGGAGGACTTTAGATGAGGACATTGGGGATTTAAAGTGGGACCAGAGTTCAACagtgatgttttaaaagaattttcacAGATTCAATCAGAGGAGTCCAAGCCCCCAGCTGTCACGATTGGTGGGACGTCTGTTATCAGTCACTTTAGGGCTCCTCCCCTTCCTTAGATTGCACAGTTGTACCAGGGGGTTCACACcatctctgtttctcagactggATATCTCCACTGCTATTGCTCCTTATGACCACACGATGCCACTGTTGGGGTACCAGTGTCCCGGCTGGTGCCTCAGCTAACAGCCAGGAGGTCTCCCTGTCCAGCTGTGTGCCCTGAACCAGAGGTCCTTCCTGGTGGGTGGCTCTGCAGTTGCTCCATTTCCTTTTGAGAAATGTAGGGCTTCTTCTGCAGGCTTCTAAGCCTTCGTGCCCAGACCATGTCAGCTTCCCAGCAGCCACTCCTCCTAGGGTTCTGCCGTCACAGAGAGGCTAGTCTGAGCAGGCTCAGTTCTCTAtccccaaagaaaaataaatgtattccaTTTCCAAAGGCTTGGAAACCCAACTCTTTCCTTTCAACCCACACACAACATTAAGAACCCAAAGGCATATTTCTCACATAAATTGTCTCGATATCTCATTGAGAAGCACATGAAGGCTTAAGAGGTCCTGGACACTAACCCCTAGGACCCCAATGTTTTGGCTAACTTGGGTGGGGAGGTGTtacatttttattccttcctgATGCATCTACAgttgcaaataataaaaataaagtaaaaaaagtgacagaggaggtactggagattgaacccaggaccttgtgcatgctaagcctgtgctctacctcTGACCTATACCACCCCCAACCtggttataaggattaaatgaggtttttcacgcactcattcattcatttgatattTGCTGTGCTAGGTGACGGGGCTGGATGGTGTGTTACAGAGACAAGGATGCTACCCCTGTGGAACTTACATTAAACTGGAAATTgtaataaagttttaaatgagTGCTATGTTGGGGGAAATATGAGTTAACCACTGGAGCACAGAAATGGGGCCCCAAATACAGTAGGAGTGGCAGTAATTGCAGAAGAGCTCTCTGGAGGAGAAACCATTTTCCCTCCAATCTGATTCCCTctcctatttgttttctattctgttatattatttttttctatgtaagTTTTGCAAGTGACTTTTTAGAATGACCTGATATGTGATTAAAACAATACAGTCATCTGAGTATCTGACTGTCACATTAAATCAACGCATCCAAAAAACTGTGGTCAGCTTCTCTCAAAAGTCATGATTTTTCTGTTAATCACCCTTCATAGTGTTACACCGAAGACCTGACCTTCACCCCCCACTCCAATCCCTACATCCAATGAATCACTAAGTCCTGCAGATTCTTATGAATATTTCTCTCATAAATAGCTAATAAACTTGGGGTCATTATAAAGATCTGAGAAGAAACCCCACTTGGGAAGGCAGGATCAGGAAATGGAGAGGAGTTGAATACTGCACTTTTCTCTTGGGCATAATGGAGCTGTTCATACTACCTACCTGGTAGGTTTGCTGTCAGTTGAGTGGGTGGATTCACATAAAATGCTCAGAATAGTGCCAGGCATCTAAGAGCCTCACGTTCATCATAGTTTGGTTATGGTCACTTGATCCCTAAATTCAGTCAGTCCCGAGACCAGCTTTTACCAAGGACATTTTCATTTACGTGAACTAATAAATATGCCTTTTGCTTAACCtcggttttatgtttttttttttttttttttacgcaTTTGATTTTCCAGGCAGCTGAAAGATTCCTAATAGACACAGTCCAGTTGGCGCTGGAACCAACGTGGAAGGCAAGGGCAACGTTTCATCCTTGTATTCCCAGCACTTAgcgcagggcctggcacagagtaggtgctcactGAGTATTTGGAGAATTAGCACATTTATTCCAGTGAGGTGCTAGGGACACAAGGACAAACAAGAACCTGCCCTGAAGGAGCTGGCTCACAGCTGAGCCCTGTTTGTGGTCCTTCTGTGAGCTCTGTTGTGTCCTCCCAGGGGGACTAAGGCTTAGCAGAGACAGAGCCTGGGACCCACAATCCTTCCTGGGCCCATGacaatgctttaattttttttttaaatcagagggaaaagaaaaactttttggTAACAGAAGCATTTTAATATATGATATTAATACAGTCATTATATAACATGGTTATGAAATATAACTAAATACttggttaccagggtggggagCAAGGGAATTGGAggaaagtggtcaaaaggtacaaacgtCCAATTATAGATAAGTACCAGGGaggtaatgtacaacatgaaaaCTATAATTCACACTGCTGTGTGTTAAATCTGAAAGAGAgtaatcctaagagttctcatcacaagagaaaatcatgttgtacaccttaaatggtTACAGTattgtgtgtcaattatatctcaatgaaactggaagaacatttttttttcctttttttttacagAGGAAGGAGCCCATGAGGGCAAAAGCACCCAGAGCCCACAGAAGTCATAATGCAGCCTGGCTCCTTCTGTCTCCCCTCTATCTTCTTCCTCTGTGGAGTTTTCatgatttgcttttccctctcACACTCATCCTTGCATATTTCATCTCTCAATTTGATTCTAATTTTCTCTGTAGTCGGACACATAATTTCTACATTCTTTGGCTAATACTGACTTAACCTCAAATACTTTTCTATGAAGAAAGCACTGGGTCCACCTTACGACAGTCCACTCCCCCGGCCTGCCCCCAGGCCCTTGGCCACTACCCTCAGAATTGCCACATTTGTCTCATCTCCCAGCACTGCCCACTGTCCTggcccctgggggcaggggccgggCTTTGGCCGGAGCTCCATTGCTCCAGCCACCGCAGGAGGAATTAACAACGCAGAGTTTTTCTTCTGCTCCCAGAAATTGCTTGCTGCAAGATGGTTGTCTCTTTGATTTCTCTGTCGCCTCTGCAAGTTCTACTCTGTATAAGCATCAAACTAGTTTTAAGGAGGCTCAGCCCAACAGCCCATGGACTCTTCTCATTGCTATAAGCCAAATTACGTTTCCTCTGCGCTTCAGCAAGTGTGCGTTCACCCTGTGTTCTGCCGACTCTG
This genomic interval carries:
- the CAVIN3 gene encoding caveolae-associated protein 3, whose product is MGESALEPGPGPGPPTGGPVHAVTVVTLLEKLATMLEALRERQGGLAQRQGGLAGSVSRIQSGLGALSRSHDTTSNTLAQLLAKAERVGSHADAAQERAVRRAAQVQRLEANHGLLVARGKLHVLLFKEEAEIPARAFQKAAEPLGPAEQAEAGPEQPEAEVEESSDEEPVESRARRLRRTGLQKVQSLRRALSGRKGPAAPAPTPVKPPRLGPGRSAEGQPEAQPALEAKPEPEPPRDTEEDPGRSEAADAAVLQIESAA